A stretch of the Glycine soja cultivar W05 chromosome 13, ASM419377v2, whole genome shotgun sequence genome encodes the following:
- the LOC114382392 gene encoding V-type proton ATPase 16 kDa proteolipid subunit-like yields the protein MAGFSGDETAPFFGFLGAAAALVFSCMGAAYGTAKSGVGVASMGVMRPELVMKSIVPVVMAGVLGIYGLIIAVIISTGINPKAKSYYLFDGYAHLSSGLACGLAGLSAGMAIGIVGDAGVRANAQQPKLFVGMILILIFAEALALYGLIVGIILSSRAGQSRAD from the exons ATGGCAGGCTTCAGTGGCGACGAAACCGCTCCTTTCTTCGGCTTCCTCGGTGCCGCTGCGGCCCTCGTCTTCTCCT GTATGGGAGCGGCGTATGGAACGGCGAAGAGTGGGGTGGGGGTGGCGTCGATGGGAGTGATGAGGCCGGAGCTGGTGATGAAGTCGATCGTGCCGGTGGTTATGGCGGGAGTGTTGGGGATTTACGGGTTGATTATTGCGGTTATTATCAGCACTGGGATAAACCCAAAGGCTAAGTCTTACTATCTCTTTGATGGATATGCTCATTTGTCCTCTGGCCTTGCCTGTGGCCTAGCTGGCCTCTCTGCTGGAATGGCCATTGGGATTGTTGGTGATGCTGGTGTCAG AGCTAATGCCCAGCAACCGAAGCTGTTTGTTGGcatgattcttatcttgatttTCGCTGAAGCTCTTGCTCTGTATGGCCTCATTGTGGGTATCATCCTCTCATCTCGGGCAGGCCAATCTCGTGCCGATTAA